A part of Helicoverpa zea isolate HzStark_Cry1AcR chromosome 17, ilHelZeax1.1, whole genome shotgun sequence genomic DNA contains:
- the LOC124638532 gene encoding lysM and putative peptidoglycan-binding domain-containing protein 3 — protein sequence MKQRARPMQGGDDLVAYAMGKKVELGEHSEIQLHRIKPQEHFIEAQVQEGDTLQAIALRFYCSISELKRINHIHKDNEIFARRTIKVPVTPYSVLTELVPTQQTEPVPSTSNNASHTVIQELLNVNHYNGTLAPNNVTVNAPPKEEVQCSIDCNAVVMNSTLAPSVVPYTDSEQNEQATEDTQLLPSKEKISVEAVVVKELTSHGADFGLKWFHLVCCMLILGVVIPLVYVMFYLDKHEHSEISDLPPLHSNR from the exons ATGAAACAAAG GGCTCGCCCAATGCAAGGCGGAGATGATCTGGTGGCCTACGCCATGGGAAAGAAGGTTGAGCTCGGTGAGCACAGTGAAATACAACTGCATAGAATAAAACCTCAGGAGCACTTCATAGAGGCGCAAGTTCAAGAGGGTGATACATTACAGGCAATTGCGCTGCGATTTTATTGTTCT ATATCAGAGTTGAAAAGGATTAACCACATACACAAAGATAATGAAATATTTGCAAGACGGACTATAAAGGTGCCTGTCACACCTTACTCTGTGCTGACGGAGCTAGTACCCACGCAGCAGACAGAACCTGTGCCTTCGACATCAAACAATGCCTCCCACACAGTCATACAAGAATTATTAAATGTTAACCATTATAATGGAACTTTAGCCCCAAATAATGTAACAGTGAATGCACCTCCCAAGGAAGAAGTGCAGTGTTCCATAGATTGTAATGCAGTTGTTATGAACAGCACACTGGCGCCATCTGTCGTGCCTTACACAGACTCGGAACAGAATGAACAAGCTACAGAAGATACTCAACTCTTGCCAAGCAAAGAAAAGATATCAGTAGAAGCAGTTGTGGTGAAGGAGCTCACGTCACACGGAGCTGACTTTGGACTGAAATGGTTCCATTTAGTGTGCTGCATGCTCATTCTAGGTGTTGTGATACCACTTGTgtatgttatgttttatttagacAAACATGAACATTCGGAAATTTCTGACTTGCCACCATTACACTCAAATCGATGA